The Stieleria maiorica genome includes the window GCCGCCCCTTTTCCAGGATTTTATCTTCAGTCTGAACCTCGCGGAGGTTGGTCCAAGGCGAATGTTTGCTGAGGATATTGGGGCGTGTAAGGATTCGGGGAATTGCCGATCCATCAAGGAGCGACGTCGTGACCGAACCGACCGTGGTGATTGTCGATGACGATCAGGGATCACTACATTCGTTGGCATTCTTAGTGGAATCCATGAACCTGCGGGTGCAGACCTTTGATCGGCCGTCGGAGTTTTTAAATCAGTTTGATCCGTCGGTTCCTGGATGTCTGGTTTTTGACGTCCGCATGCCCGGCATGAGTGGATTGGAATTGCAGACGGAATTGTCGAAGTGGGACTATGTTCCGCCGATCATCTTTGTATCGGGCCATGGCGATATTCCGATGAGCGTGCGCGCCATTCGGGCCGGTGCCATCGATTTTTTGCAGAAGCCGGTCAAGGATCAGGTGTTGTTGGACCGGATCAATGAAGCGATTCAGATCGACAAGCGTGCCCGCGAATCTTTGTCTCATGGCGACCCGTTGTCCGAGGCCGTGTCGCGGTTGACCAGTCGCGAACGCGAGGTCATGGATCTGTTGGTCCAGGGGCGATCACTGAAGCAGATTTCGATTGAATTCGGGATCTCATTCCAAACCGTTTCCAAACATCGCGCGCGTGTTTTGGAAAAGTTGCAGGTTGGCAATGACGTTGAACTCGTTCGACTGTGTCTAGGTTGCGAAAAGCCTTCTGGATGAGGCAAGCGACGACACGAATCGCCAAACGAGATGCGATTCAGCGACCCTCGCCGGCAATCCTTTCAAGCGTCTTCTCCGCCTGGGCGGATAAATACGGATCAGGATCGACCAGCAACTGCTCCAGCCATTGGGTGGATCGATGGTCGGCCAGATCACCCGCCAGCGAGACGGCGGTTTGGCGCAAGACCAACTGATCCGGTGCCGTTTCGGTCGCTGCGTAGACCAACAACGGAATGGCACCTTCCGGCCCTAAGCGACGAATCTGAGTTTCGTTCAAGTGTCTGGCTTTGGTGCGTCCGATCGGCGCCAGCAACTCATTGATGACAGCCGTCAGTTCACGATCGATCGGAGGACCGATCGCGAGTAGCGGCAGCTGCCAAACTTTGGCAACCGAATGCGACGCCGGCTCTCGTTTAACATTTTGCTTCGTGTCTATGGAAATCGATTCTCCCGGGCTGACGTCGTATCCGTTGGCACCGACGGTCATCTGTGTCGGCGCGTTCGTTAGCGAAGGGGAGGCACAGGAGGCGCTTGCGAACTCGATGCGACATTGAAACTCCGATCCGCTCGGGCACGCCATCGTTGCCGCGATCGAGGATGCTTCATCGTGAATCGCGAAGTTGACATTGATTTCGCATTGCTCGGCTGCTCGAAACCATGCCTGCCCCTCGACCAATTCGATTTTGGCGGCGTCATGCAAGATGACTTCGCCTGCCTTATTCAAACGGATCTTACACTCGTCGGGGGTTTGCAATTCACACAGAACGGACGCATCGGTTCGCACTCGCGATCCTTTCGTGATCGGCTCGCCGACGGTTTGTTTGACGGTGTCCCATTGTGTGCTGCCCGGCTTTAGGATCTGCACCGACCCGGTCGCACGCATCAAGGTTGCGACGATCGGAGCTTCGCCGCTGACCGGAACGCGGATCCTCTCTTTCCGAGCCCGAGTGGTTTGCTTGCCGATGATAACCACACCGATCAGCACACTGGCCGCGGTCGCGGCCCAGATGACCGTCCATGTCCACGGATTTCGGCGTCGGTCCGTTGCCGCCATGATCGAATTCTCGCCGCCAGATTGCTCGGCAGCCTGTTGCTCGGCAGCCCGTTGGTCTGCGGCACGGTTGATCGCCGCGACGGCATCATCAATCTGCCCCAGGCGGAGCGATGATTGCAGTTGCAGGTCCAATCCGGACAGTGACTCCCACCGGCGGCGGCACGCTTCGCATTCGGTGAGATGATGTTGGATGCGTTTCGATTGATGGTCCGAGAGTTCGCCATCCAAGCAAGCGCTGAAGGTGGATTGAAGTTCGTTACAGTCGTTCATGGGGCGTCCCCCGTTGTCGTCAACTCCGCCTTTAGCTTCATCCTTGCGCGGTGTAGCCGATCGTGCACGGTCGATCGGGCGACGCCCAGCCACGCTGCAATCTCGTCGTATGTCAGATTGTCGTAGTAGTGCAACAACAGCACCTCGCGTTGGGGTTCAGGGAGTGCCGCGATCAGTCGCATCAGATGTTCCTTCTGGTCGCGGTCGGCCGGGGCGTCCGCTTCGTTTTCCGTCGGGATTGATTGGACATCAATTCCGGCACTGCGACGGACCTGTTGGCGGCGAATCATGTCGACGCAGACATTGTGTGCAATTTGCCGCAGCCATCCGCCGATCGCGTCACGCGTTCGAAGTCGATGGAGATGGATGATCGCGCGAACAAACGTCTCCTGTGCCGCATCTTCGCTGTCACTGTCGCAAATCAGTCGCGCCTGACAGAACGCATAAATTCGTCGGTACCATTGTTGGACATCCAACCGGTCGGGTGCGGTCTCGTCGGTATGATTCGGCAACGGCGTCGCCGAGGCGGCGTCTTTTGTCAAAGCGTCGGGATCGGTTCGAAGGGCAGTTGTCTACCAGACGGATCAGGCATCCCGTCAGACCGGCGCGTTTCGCGAAAATGTCAAAAGATTGTTTATGACGTCCAACGCTCGGTTTTCTCCGGTCCGGCAGCCCTACCCGTGCGACTGGTTGTTATCTCAGTTTACCTTCAGACCGGTCAATTAAGTTTTCCAGCGGAGCGGACCCATGCGTCAGATTCTTGTTTTCTCAGTCGTCGCCACACTCCTCGCCGCGGTTGCGTCTCAGACGCATCGGCTATCGGCCGAACCGGATTCGAGTCGCAGTTCGATTACCGCACCGGCGATCCCCGATCCTACTGCCGAGCCGAACGAGGGCGGAAAACTGATCGTCCACGAATGGGGGACCTTCACCACGTTTTCCGGCAGCGACGGTGTTTTCTTGGACTTTCGACCATTGGCTGCCGAACACAGCGACCTGCCCGGCTACGTCCTCGATCGAGGTTCCTATGCCCCGTTCAGATTCCCGAGCAAGAGTCGACTGTGGGGCCGAGTCCGCATGGAGACACCCGTCACCTACTTCTATACCGATCGTGTCCGGACGGTGAATGTGCGTGTCGATTTCCCCGAGGGACTGCTCACCGAGTTCTATCCGCCGGTTCAATCCATGCAGCCCGCGATCGACCAAGCGAACATCTTTGGCAAAGGGGAGTTGATCGGCAAATCAAGTCTGGACTGGGGGCGCGTTGATTTGATCCCTATCAAACAGTTGTTGCCCGACCTCGCCGGTGCCGACAGCGGACGACATATCGCTCAGGACATCGTGCAGGTTTTGCTACCGCACGGCGCGAACGAGCAACACTATGCCGAGGCACGTGCGACCGATTCGGCGCTGGTGCATGTTCGCGGAAAGACGGGCCTGAACTTTCCGGAGACGGGGCATTTCGAGAAATTCCTTTTCTATCGCGGAGTCGGGAAGTTTCAATTGCCGATTTCTGCACGCTTTCAAGACGCGT containing:
- a CDS encoding response regulator transcription factor, whose product is MTEPTVVIVDDDQGSLHSLAFLVESMNLRVQTFDRPSEFLNQFDPSVPGCLVFDVRMPGMSGLELQTELSKWDYVPPIIFVSGHGDIPMSVRAIRAGAIDFLQKPVKDQVLLDRINEAIQIDKRARESLSHGDPLSEAVSRLTSREREVMDLLVQGRSLKQISIEFGISFQTVSKHRARVLEKLQVGNDVELVRLCLGCEKPSG
- a CDS encoding zf-HC2 domain-containing protein; the encoded protein is MNDCNELQSTFSACLDGELSDHQSKRIQHHLTECEACRRRWESLSGLDLQLQSSLRLGQIDDAVAAINRAADQRAAEQQAAEQSGGENSIMAATDRRRNPWTWTVIWAATAASVLIGVVIIGKQTTRARKERIRVPVSGEAPIVATLMRATGSVQILKPGSTQWDTVKQTVGEPITKGSRVRTDASVLCELQTPDECKIRLNKAGEVILHDAAKIELVEGQAWFRAAEQCEINVNFAIHDEASSIAATMACPSGSEFQCRIEFASASCASPSLTNAPTQMTVGANGYDVSPGESISIDTKQNVKREPASHSVAKVWQLPLLAIGPPIDRELTAVINELLAPIGRTKARHLNETQIRRLGPEGAIPLLVYAATETAPDQLVLRQTAVSLAGDLADHRSTQWLEQLLVDPDPYLSAQAEKTLERIAGEGR
- a CDS encoding RNA polymerase sigma factor; translated protein: MTKDAASATPLPNHTDETAPDRLDVQQWYRRIYAFCQARLICDSDSEDAAQETFVRAIIHLHRLRTRDAIGGWLRQIAHNVCVDMIRRQQVRRSAGIDVQSIPTENEADAPADRDQKEHLMRLIAALPEPQREVLLLHYYDNLTYDEIAAWLGVARSTVHDRLHRARMKLKAELTTTGDAP